One window from the genome of Nitrosospira multiformis encodes:
- the ppc gene encoding phosphoenolpyruvate carboxylase, with protein MRSPATQNRGVDKNPTDEKDRPVKDDPLREDIRLLGRMLGDTLREQEGEPTFDLVENIRQTAIRFRREQDPKARQELDTILNQLSNKATVAVVRAFSHFSQLSNIAEDMHHNRRRRTHLRAGSPPQAGSVALALDRVFSSGTDGAALTRFFAKAVVSPVLTAHPTEVQRRSILDCQLTIAHLLNERDRIQLTPDEFRSNEEGLRCAIQILWQTRMLRPERLSVYDEIKNGLAYYRYTFLTEVPRLYAEIEDLLERRMGAGVPHIPPFLRIGSWIGSDRDGNPFVTHEVMLHAAERQSALALDYYMGEVHQIGRRLSLTERLVGVDDELAALSETSPDRAPSRVDEPYRRALIGIYARLAATSQELGHVIRQRRPVGPAAPYAESMEFVHDLDIVIHSLKRHKSDLLARGDLRHLRRAAEVFGFHLAPLDMRQHSNVHEQVVAELFEYGAHQKGYSGLTEAERIQWLLSEISSPRPLRSPYLDYSELIQSELCILQAAAEIQRRFGRAALPNYIISKTDGISDILEVALLLKEVGLLQAGETPHLHVNIIPLFETIADLRDCSRVMDDLFSLPYYRKLLDSRGNVQEVMLGYSDSNKDGGFLTANWELYKAETELTKVFARHKIELRLFHGRGGTVGRGGGPSYQAILAQPPGSVNGQIRITEQGEVIGSKYADPEIGRRNLETLVAATVEATLLSHDPLGERAAEYYLIMEVLARDAFAAYRNLVYETPGFKRYFQESTPIREIAGLNIGSRPPSRKQSDLIEDLRAIPWVFSWSVNRAMIPGWYGFGTAVEAFLQREDQGGKGLEFLQEMHRTWPFMQTLLSNMDMVLAKTDMGIASRYAELVSDIELREEIFGRIQAEWDRSVKWLFAVTGRTELLQDNPTLARSIRNRTPYIDPLNHLQVELLRRYRSGDAADTVKRAIQLTINGVAAGLRNSG; from the coding sequence ATGAGATCTCCTGCTACCCAGAATAGGGGTGTCGATAAAAATCCTACCGATGAAAAAGACAGACCGGTAAAGGATGATCCCTTGCGCGAGGACATCCGCCTGCTGGGACGTATGCTGGGCGACACATTGCGTGAGCAGGAAGGGGAGCCTACTTTCGATCTGGTCGAAAATATCCGCCAAACCGCGATTCGCTTCCGCCGCGAACAGGATCCCAAGGCGCGACAGGAACTGGACACGATACTCAATCAGTTGAGCAACAAGGCTACTGTGGCGGTCGTGCGCGCATTCAGCCATTTCTCTCAACTTTCCAACATTGCCGAGGACATGCATCACAATCGCCGCCGCCGTACCCATCTGCGAGCAGGATCGCCGCCTCAGGCGGGCAGTGTGGCACTGGCGCTTGATCGAGTCTTCTCCAGCGGAACCGATGGTGCCGCATTAACCAGATTCTTTGCCAAAGCGGTGGTTTCGCCGGTTTTGACCGCCCATCCCACCGAAGTACAACGCAGAAGCATACTTGATTGTCAGTTGACCATTGCGCACCTGTTGAATGAACGTGATCGCATACAACTTACGCCCGACGAATTTCGCAGCAACGAAGAAGGGTTGCGCTGTGCCATTCAGATATTATGGCAAACTCGCATGCTGCGTCCGGAACGCCTTTCAGTATATGACGAAATCAAGAACGGTCTGGCCTATTACCGATACACCTTTCTTACCGAGGTACCGCGTCTTTACGCGGAGATTGAGGATTTGCTTGAACGCCGGATGGGCGCGGGTGTACCGCATATCCCGCCGTTTTTACGCATCGGCAGCTGGATAGGTAGCGACCGCGACGGCAATCCCTTCGTTACCCATGAGGTAATGCTGCACGCGGCTGAACGTCAATCGGCGCTGGCATTGGATTATTACATGGGTGAAGTGCACCAGATCGGCCGCCGACTAAGCCTCACAGAGCGCCTGGTAGGCGTGGATGACGAGCTGGCGGCATTATCCGAGACATCTCCGGACCGTGCTCCCAGCCGCGTCGACGAGCCCTATCGGCGGGCACTAATTGGTATTTATGCGCGTCTTGCCGCTACCAGTCAGGAGCTTGGCCACGTCATCAGGCAAAGGCGCCCCGTGGGGCCCGCCGCACCTTATGCGGAAAGCATGGAGTTTGTTCATGATCTTGATATCGTTATTCACTCGCTCAAGCGGCACAAGTCGGACTTATTGGCACGCGGGGATTTACGTCATCTGCGCCGCGCCGCGGAGGTCTTCGGTTTTCATCTCGCCCCGCTTGACATGCGCCAGCACAGCAATGTGCATGAACAAGTGGTGGCGGAATTGTTCGAGTACGGCGCACATCAAAAAGGCTATTCCGGGCTGACCGAGGCGGAACGTATACAGTGGCTGCTGAGCGAAATCAGTAGCCCTCGCCCCTTGCGTTCGCCTTATCTGGATTATTCGGAGCTTATCCAGAGCGAACTATGCATACTGCAAGCAGCCGCGGAAATTCAACGCCGCTTCGGCCGCGCCGCGCTGCCCAATTACATTATTTCCAAAACCGACGGTATCTCCGACATACTCGAGGTCGCATTGCTGTTGAAGGAGGTAGGACTGCTGCAAGCCGGGGAAACACCCCATCTTCATGTCAATATCATTCCCTTGTTCGAGACCATCGCGGACCTGCGCGATTGCAGTCGTGTTATGGACGACTTGTTCTCACTGCCCTACTATCGCAAGCTCCTGGATTCGCGTGGCAATGTTCAGGAGGTTATGCTGGGCTATTCCGATAGCAACAAGGATGGCGGCTTCCTTACTGCCAACTGGGAACTCTACAAAGCCGAAACCGAGCTGACCAAGGTATTCGCCAGGCATAAGATTGAATTGCGCCTTTTTCATGGACGTGGCGGCACGGTCGGACGTGGCGGGGGTCCGAGCTATCAAGCGATACTGGCCCAGCCTCCGGGGAGCGTCAATGGTCAGATACGCATCACCGAGCAGGGTGAAGTTATCGGCAGTAAATACGCCGACCCGGAAATCGGGCGGCGCAATCTCGAAACGCTGGTCGCCGCCACGGTCGAGGCCACGTTGTTAAGCCACGATCCCCTGGGCGAACGTGCCGCTGAATATTACCTGATCATGGAGGTGCTTGCGCGCGATGCGTTCGCCGCTTATCGCAATCTGGTCTATGAAACACCGGGCTTTAAACGCTATTTTCAGGAGTCCACGCCGATAAGGGAAATCGCTGGGCTTAATATTGGCAGCCGCCCGCCATCACGCAAGCAATCCGATCTGATAGAAGATCTACGCGCCATTCCCTGGGTTTTCAGCTGGAGCGTCAATCGGGCAATGATTCCCGGCTGGTACGGCTTTGGCACAGCCGTGGAAGCGTTTCTCCAGCGCGAAGACCAGGGCGGAAAAGGACTGGAATTTCTACAGGAAATGCACCGCACCTGGCCTTTCATGCAAACGCTGCTTTCCAACATGGACATGGTGCTGGCAAAAACAGATATGGGTATTGCCTCACGCTACGCTGAACTGGTTAGCGATATTGAACTACGTGAAGAAATTTTCGGCCGCATCCAGGCGGAGTGGGACCGCAGCGTAAAATGGTTATTCGCGGTAACGGGCCGCACAGAATTGCTACAGGACAATCCTACTCTGGCTCGCAGTATTCGTAACCGCACCCCCTATATTGATCCACTGAATCATCTGCAGGTAGAGCTATTACGCCGTTATCGCTCGGGGGATGCCGCTGATACAGTGAAGCGCGCCATACAACTCACCATTAACGGGGTGGCTGCCGGGTTGAGAAACAGCGGTTAA